The Chryseobacterium sp. 52 genome includes a region encoding these proteins:
- the sufD gene encoding Fe-S cluster assembly protein SufD, which produces MALYDQIIDNHGEFLESLRHRFLDEERQSALQKFENIGFPTKKDEEYKYTNIKEITEKNYNFFPKESHNITKEQLDQLHLGEENFDWIVFVNGTLHKELSKVSIENVEFLSFNYALNDEKHKEVFDQYFNTIASKDTAFTNLNLAYCKYGFFLKVPKNVVIEKPIHVFYISQNQEENTFYNTRNLLIVEEGAKVEVIESHHNFDSTYVLTNSVTEIFTHSNAKADWHKLQNDNNTSYLIDSTFARQEKDSLTTVNTFSFGGKLIRNNLDFIHNGSNINSFMNGITIIGKDQLVDHHTAVHHNFPNCESYQNYKGIFDGNAHGVFNGKVFVDKIAQKTNAYQQNNNVLLTEGATIDTKPQLEIFADDVKCSHGCTVGQLNEDALFYLRARGISKKKAQALLLYAFANDAMQNIDIEPLKEKISKLLAEKLQVDLEF; this is translated from the coding sequence ATGGCTTTATACGATCAGATTATTGACAATCACGGTGAATTTTTGGAGAGTCTTCGTCACAGGTTTCTGGATGAAGAAAGACAATCTGCTCTTCAAAAGTTCGAAAACATAGGTTTTCCGACAAAAAAAGACGAAGAATATAAATATACCAACATAAAAGAGATTACGGAGAAAAACTATAATTTTTTTCCTAAAGAAAGTCATAATATCACGAAAGAACAGCTGGATCAGCTGCATCTGGGTGAAGAAAATTTTGACTGGATCGTTTTTGTAAACGGTACACTTCACAAAGAGCTTTCAAAAGTTTCTATCGAGAACGTAGAGTTTCTTTCATTCAATTACGCTTTGAATGATGAGAAACATAAAGAAGTATTTGACCAGTATTTTAATACCATTGCTTCTAAAGACACTGCTTTCACGAACTTAAACCTTGCATACTGCAAATATGGTTTCTTTTTGAAAGTTCCCAAAAATGTAGTGATCGAAAAACCGATCCATGTTTTTTATATTTCGCAAAATCAGGAGGAAAATACATTTTACAATACAAGAAACTTATTGATTGTAGAAGAAGGAGCTAAAGTAGAGGTTATAGAAAGTCACCATAATTTTGACAGTACTTATGTGCTGACAAATTCTGTGACAGAAATCTTTACACACTCTAATGCAAAAGCAGACTGGCATAAGCTTCAGAATGATAACAATACGTCATATCTTATCGACAGTACTTTCGCAAGACAGGAAAAAGACAGTTTAACCACTGTGAACACGTTCTCTTTCGGTGGAAAACTGATAAGAAACAACCTGGATTTTATTCATAACGGAAGTAATATCAACTCGTTTATGAACGGAATCACCATCATTGGAAAAGACCAGCTGGTAGATCACCATACTGCAGTTCACCACAATTTCCCGAACTGTGAAAGCTACCAGAATTACAAAGGTATTTTCGACGGCAATGCCCACGGCGTTTTCAACGGAAAAGTGTTCGTAGATAAAATTGCCCAGAAAACCAATGCATACCAGCAGAACAACAATGTATTGCTAACTGAAGGGGCTACTATTGACACCAAGCCTCAGTTGGAAATCTTTGCTGATGATGTAAAATGTTCTCACGGCTGTACAGTAGGTCAGCTGAATGAAGATGCCCTGTTCTATTTAAGAGCAAGAGGAATTTCAAAGAAAAAAGCTCAGGCATTGCTTTTATATGCTTTTGCCAATGATGCTATGCAGAACATTGACATTGAACCGCTTAAAGAAAAAATTTCGAAACTTTTAGCTGAAAAGCTGCAGGTGGATTTAGAATTTTAG
- a CDS encoding DUF3078 domain-containing protein, translating into MKKLLLAASISFGIGTMAQEAKTDAPVTDTVKAWSIQGQNTLMLNQAAFSNWVGGGANNVGWLAGANYNLTYEKGKDLWENIIILGYGQNNTKGIGTRKTQDVINLSTNYGREFVKNWYLSGGIGLQTQFAGGYEDGNNPDAKKISNFMAPGYLNVGVGVTYRPNDNFTLTLRPANARVTFVLDEELQTAGTYGLKNDGDSSLFQFGFLGTAIYKIKIMENINLTNSASVFSNYLDHPERLVLGYSGILNMKINKFISTNITLDLLYDHNQIKKTQLKQTLGVGFAYNIDNGKKRSDKKDNQSWMKK; encoded by the coding sequence ATGAAAAAACTTTTATTAGCTGCTTCCATTTCTTTTGGGATTGGCACAATGGCACAGGAAGCCAAAACGGATGCTCCTGTAACAGATACTGTAAAAGCCTGGTCTATTCAGGGACAGAATACATTAATGCTTAATCAGGCTGCCTTTTCAAATTGGGTAGGAGGGGGAGCTAACAATGTTGGCTGGCTTGCCGGAGCTAATTATAACCTTACCTATGAAAAAGGCAAAGATCTTTGGGAGAATATCATTATTCTGGGTTACGGACAAAATAATACAAAAGGTATCGGAACCAGAAAAACACAGGATGTAATCAACCTGTCTACCAATTACGGGCGTGAATTTGTCAAGAACTGGTATCTTTCAGGAGGGATAGGCCTTCAAACTCAGTTTGCGGGTGGTTACGAAGATGGAAATAATCCTGACGCGAAGAAGATTTCTAATTTTATGGCTCCGGGATACCTTAATGTTGGTGTCGGTGTGACGTACCGTCCCAACGATAATTTTACATTAACACTTCGTCCGGCCAATGCCAGAGTGACCTTTGTTCTGGATGAAGAACTTCAGACCGCAGGAACGTATGGCCTTAAAAATGATGGGGATTCTTCACTCTTCCAGTTCGGTTTCCTGGGTACGGCTATATATAAGATCAAAATCATGGAGAATATCAACCTGACGAACAGTGCTTCGGTATTTTCAAACTATCTTGACCATCCTGAAAGATTGGTGCTTGGATACAGTGGAATTCTTAATATGAAGATCAATAAGTTTATTTCTACGAATATCACTCTGGATCTTTTATATGATCATAATCAAATTAAGAAAACACAGCTTAAACAGACTTTAGGAGTTGGTTTCGCGTATAATATTGATAATGGGAAGAAACGCTCTGATAAGAAAGATAATCAGTCTTGGATGAAAAAATAA
- a CDS encoding DUF3078 domain-containing protein, with amino-acid sequence MKKFLLILSFSMGIYASAQEELKKDSVVVDTIKYWSVLGKHSLMINQAAFSNWVGGGANNVGWLAGVNYNITYEKDKDLWENIIVLDYGQNDTKGLGVRKTQDVINVSTNYGRKFSKNWYFSLGTGFQSQFYKGNEDGNNPAAKKISNFMAPGYLNIGMGITYRPSDNLTVTLRPTNARWTFVLDKDLQLAGSYGLKNDGDTSLLQFGFLGTAQYKVKLMENVHITNSASVFSNYLDHPERLVLAYGAVLNFKVNKFISSNITVDVLYDHNQIQKTQLKQTLGIGFAYLLNNGVKRSERKDSQWWIKK; translated from the coding sequence ATGAAGAAGTTTTTATTGATTCTTTCCTTTTCTATGGGGATTTATGCAAGTGCACAAGAAGAATTGAAAAAAGATTCAGTAGTCGTGGACACGATAAAATACTGGTCAGTATTAGGAAAACACAGTTTGATGATCAATCAGGCCGCTTTTTCAAATTGGGTCGGTGGGGGAGCCAACAATGTAGGTTGGCTTGCCGGTGTGAACTATAATATTACCTATGAAAAAGATAAGGATCTCTGGGAAAATATTATTGTTTTGGATTATGGACAGAATGATACTAAAGGACTTGGGGTAAGAAAAACGCAGGACGTTATCAATGTTTCCACCAACTATGGGCGGAAGTTTTCCAAAAACTGGTATTTTTCTCTGGGAACTGGGTTTCAGTCTCAGTTTTATAAAGGAAATGAAGATGGAAATAATCCTGCAGCCAAAAAAATATCCAATTTTATGGCTCCCGGTTATCTGAATATCGGTATGGGTATTACGTACAGGCCGAGTGATAATCTGACTGTAACCCTGCGACCTACCAACGCCAGGTGGACTTTTGTACTCGATAAAGACCTTCAGCTTGCCGGAAGTTACGGTTTAAAGAATGATGGAGATACTTCATTACTGCAATTTGGTTTTTTAGGAACAGCACAATATAAAGTGAAATTAATGGAGAATGTTCACATCACGAATAGTGCTTCTGTATTTTCCAATTATCTGGATCACCCGGAAAGACTGGTTCTTGCATACGGAGCTGTATTAAACTTTAAAGTGAACAAATTCATTTCCTCCAATATTACGGTAGATGTTCTGTATGACCATAACCAGATTCAGAAAACACAGCTTAAACAAACGCTTGGGATAGGATTTGCGTATCTGCTGAATAACGGGGTAAAACGTTCAGAGCGTAAGGATAGCCAGTGGTGGATTAAAAAATAG
- a CDS encoding rhomboid family intramembrane serine protease, whose protein sequence is MFKNIISKRAVITPLLMLSAMWFGYFLQTQGFFQSCFGAIIPLLPEGLLGVITSPLLHGNLDHIIGNSIPLAVLLFLLYQFYPLVANKVFIIGWLATGLLVWLLPPIDILTGDYMYTCTIGASGVVYVLAFFLFFSGVFKWNMKLLTISLLVVLYYGSLIWGMFPEELFYNLQEPSKISWQAHLSGAVVGSIIAFAFRNVGERKKKYIWEFPNYYSEKDDKLWQEYKENHPDDFLELPYKKRDDIWDHLDEIRRK, encoded by the coding sequence ATGTTTAAAAATATAATTTCCAAAAGAGCTGTAATAACCCCTTTGCTGATGCTTTCAGCGATGTGGTTCGGCTACTTTCTGCAGACGCAGGGCTTTTTTCAAAGCTGTTTTGGGGCCATTATACCTCTATTGCCGGAAGGTCTGTTAGGAGTTATTACTTCTCCCCTTCTGCATGGAAATCTTGATCATATTATAGGAAACTCTATCCCGCTAGCTGTCCTTCTGTTTCTGTTATATCAGTTCTATCCATTGGTTGCCAATAAAGTCTTTATTATCGGCTGGCTGGCCACAGGACTACTGGTGTGGCTTCTGCCTCCAATAGATATCCTTACCGGAGATTATATGTATACCTGTACCATCGGTGCCAGTGGTGTAGTGTATGTTCTTGCATTCTTTCTATTCTTCAGCGGCGTTTTCAAATGGAATATGAAACTGCTTACCATATCGCTCCTTGTTGTTTTGTATTATGGCAGTTTGATATGGGGCATGTTTCCGGAGGAATTATTCTATAATCTTCAGGAGCCAAGCAAAATCTCATGGCAGGCGCATCTTTCGGGAGCTGTTGTGGGAAGCATTATTGCTTTTGCTTTTAGGAATGTAGGGGAAAGGAAAAAAAAGTATATCTGGGAATTCCCAAACTATTACAGCGAAAAAGACGATAAACTCTGGCAGGAATACAAGGAAAACCATCCTGATGACTTCCTGGAACTGCCCTATAAAAAAAGAGATGACATCTGGGATCATTTGGATGAAATAAGAAGAAAGTAA
- the dprA gene encoding DNA-processing protein DprA → MISEEYLYAIALRECGLIGDINFHKLVRTFGSTEEAWKKAKKEYGKTDGIGRKTVADIGKEEYLKFAEKEIKFCEKNNIQIRLRYLNEIPRLLHECDDAPAILYQKGNFDDSLQKISIVGTRNMTSYGKQFIGEFFEATQSSKYISISGLALGVDKEVHEQSIQYKVPTTAVLAHGFHMLYPSKNKKLSEKILEEGGTLLTEFNSSRKPDRENFIQRNRIIAGISPSTIVVETGFGGGSVSTASFANDYNREVFALPGKITDPYSQGCNQLIFQNKAAAISTIKDLTDSLGFNPSKEKVAELFPYSEINIQLTGIQETVYLAIKANPQVSLDDLAQIISVSSYKILPVILELELLGKVKSFSGRQFTAI, encoded by the coding sequence ATGATCTCTGAAGAATACCTATATGCAATCGCGCTGCGCGAATGTGGCCTTATTGGGGATATTAATTTTCACAAACTTGTACGAACCTTTGGTAGTACCGAAGAAGCCTGGAAAAAAGCAAAAAAAGAGTACGGCAAAACAGATGGCATAGGGCGAAAAACAGTCGCCGATATTGGAAAGGAAGAATATTTGAAATTTGCAGAAAAAGAAATAAAATTCTGCGAAAAGAATAATATTCAAATCAGACTGAGGTACCTTAATGAAATTCCCCGTTTACTCCATGAATGTGATGATGCTCCTGCGATTCTCTATCAAAAAGGAAATTTCGATGATTCACTGCAAAAGATCAGCATTGTCGGAACCCGGAATATGACTTCTTATGGCAAGCAGTTTATTGGAGAGTTCTTTGAGGCGACACAGTCATCCAAATACATATCCATCAGCGGATTAGCCTTAGGCGTTGATAAAGAGGTTCATGAGCAGTCTATCCAATATAAAGTCCCAACCACCGCAGTTCTTGCTCATGGATTTCATATGCTGTATCCTTCTAAAAATAAAAAACTGTCCGAAAAAATCCTTGAAGAAGGCGGTACATTACTCACAGAATTCAATTCATCCAGAAAGCCGGACCGTGAAAACTTTATTCAAAGGAATAGAATTATAGCAGGAATTTCCCCTTCAACAATAGTCGTAGAAACAGGATTCGGAGGCGGATCGGTAAGTACAGCATCATTTGCCAATGATTATAACCGCGAAGTTTTTGCCCTTCCCGGAAAAATAACAGATCCGTACAGTCAGGGATGTAACCAACTGATTTTCCAGAATAAAGCAGCGGCTATTTCTACCATAAAAGATCTTACAGATTCACTGGGATTCAATCCGTCAAAAGAGAAAGTAGCAGAGCTGTTCCCATATAGTGAAATAAACATACAACTTACTGGAATTCAAGAAACAGTATATCTGGCAATAAAAGCGAATCCACAGGTGTCTTTGGATGATCTTGCACAGATCATTTCAGTCTCTTCCTATAAAATTCTTCCGGTAATTTTAGAATTAGAGCTTTTGGGGAAAGTAAAATCATTTTCCGGGAGGCAATTTACTGCAATTTGA
- the gdhA gene encoding NADP-specific glutamate dehydrogenase, whose amino-acid sequence MEQYNIDQKIQEFIAKIEAKNPNEPEFLQAVKEVAVTVIPFIMTKKEYTGMKLLERMAEPERVIIFRVPWVDDKGEIQVNRGFRIQMNSAIGPYKGGIRFHPTVNLSVLKFLAFEQVFKNSLTTLPMGGGKGGSDFDPQGKSDMEVMRFCQAFMTELCKHIGPETDVPAGDIGVGAREIGYLFGQYKKVRNEFTGVLTGKGLAYGGSLIRPEATGYGVVYFAEQMLKTINETFKDKIVSVSGFGNVAWGVIKKATELGAKVVTVSGPDGYIYDKDGISGEKIDYLLELRSSGNNRAEDYAKKYPSAEFHAGKRPWEVKCDVAFPSATQNELDLDDAKLLVENGCVCVTEAANMPSTLDAINYFLDNKILFSPGKASNAGGVATSGLEMTQNSIRLNWTSEEVDARLKEIMIGIHKACRDYGKDENGYVNYVKGANIAGFVKVAEAMLAQGVV is encoded by the coding sequence ATGGAACAATATAATATTGACCAGAAAATCCAGGAGTTTATTGCCAAGATTGAAGCAAAAAATCCTAATGAACCAGAATTTTTACAAGCCGTAAAAGAAGTAGCTGTGACTGTAATTCCGTTTATTATGACCAAAAAGGAATATACAGGAATGAAGCTTCTAGAGAGAATGGCTGAACCTGAAAGAGTAATTATCTTCAGAGTTCCATGGGTTGATGATAAAGGAGAGATCCAGGTAAACAGAGGATTCAGAATCCAAATGAACTCTGCTATCGGACCATACAAAGGAGGAATCCGTTTCCATCCTACTGTAAACCTTTCAGTTCTTAAATTCTTAGCTTTCGAGCAGGTATTTAAAAACTCATTGACGACTCTTCCAATGGGAGGAGGTAAAGGAGGTTCAGATTTTGATCCGCAAGGAAAATCTGATATGGAAGTAATGCGTTTCTGCCAGGCTTTCATGACTGAATTATGCAAGCATATCGGTCCTGAAACAGACGTACCTGCAGGAGACATTGGTGTAGGAGCAAGAGAGATAGGATATCTTTTCGGGCAATACAAAAAAGTAAGAAACGAATTTACAGGTGTACTTACAGGAAAAGGTCTTGCTTACGGAGGTTCACTGATCCGTCCTGAAGCTACAGGATACGGAGTGGTATACTTCGCAGAGCAGATGCTTAAGACAATCAACGAGACTTTTAAAGATAAAATTGTAAGTGTATCAGGTTTCGGAAACGTGGCTTGGGGAGTAATCAAGAAAGCGACTGAGCTTGGAGCAAAAGTAGTAACGGTTTCTGGTCCTGATGGATACATCTATGATAAAGACGGTATCAGCGGAGAAAAAATCGATTATTTATTAGAATTGAGATCTTCAGGGAACAACAGAGCTGAGGATTATGCTAAAAAATATCCTTCTGCTGAGTTCCACGCCGGAAAACGTCCTTGGGAGGTTAAATGTGATGTTGCATTCCCTTCTGCTACTCAAAACGAACTGGATCTTGATGATGCTAAACTTTTGGTAGAAAACGGATGTGTATGCGTTACTGAAGCGGCTAACATGCCTTCTACTTTAGATGCAATCAACTATTTCTTAGATAATAAAATCTTATTCTCGCCTGGTAAGGCTTCCAACGCTGGAGGTGTTGCAACTTCAGGTCTTGAGATGACACAGAACTCTATCCGTCTTAACTGGACTTCTGAAGAAGTTGACGCAAGATTGAAGGAGATCATGATCGGAATCCACAAGGCTTGCAGAGACTACGGGAAAGATGAGAATGGCTACGTAAACTATGTGAAAGGGGCAAACATTGCCGGCTTCGTGAAAGTTGCGGAAGCAATGCTCGCTCAGGGAGTGGTATAA
- a CDS encoding amidohydrolase family protein: protein MKKLWVSRILYSVMLLLGLLIFGFTWADNELNKVLGKTTSVVDFSSVIKPSKIIQIRNVNILSEDCTHFIKNQDVLIKEGMIVQLGENQQVNQKAVIIDGHNKYLIPGLVDSHVHVKESKNDLFLYLANGVTYIREMAGQPVILEWRKSIQKNGLGPRMFIASPPIFSEKGLAGYYYSWTRQSINYSNKDDAQKAINKISKQGYDAIKMYGFVNPEMFKITIEIARKKGIPVIGHIPLVNLDAFYQSGQSEVAHIEEITVKTIDEFGKSISKNPEEYLSFLKIRSEQIAKKFKDQNIRVTSTVWLSESFIAQRFHLKSKLKEIELKYANPSIIEGTPLYKLGWLPGKNGYEYDGKNEPDAKKRSLIFWKTYVAGIHMMTRALVDHKVTIMAGTDANVATVVPGFSLHDELESLSKSGMTNSQAIYSATVAPGDWMKSKTGKIKVGYHSDLVLLAGNPLENIKNTKTIESVFFNQYVIDRIKIKTILKAIEDANNENRNIKISEYLK from the coding sequence ATGAAAAAGCTCTGGGTTAGCAGGATTCTGTATTCGGTTATGCTATTGTTAGGTCTTCTTATTTTTGGGTTTACATGGGCAGATAATGAATTAAACAAGGTTCTGGGTAAGACGACCAGCGTTGTTGATTTCTCTTCGGTTATTAAACCGTCAAAAATAATTCAGATCAGAAATGTGAATATCCTTTCAGAAGACTGTACTCATTTTATTAAGAATCAGGATGTCCTTATTAAGGAAGGTATGATTGTTCAATTAGGAGAAAACCAGCAAGTGAATCAAAAAGCTGTCATTATTGATGGTCATAATAAATATCTGATTCCCGGACTTGTAGATAGTCATGTTCATGTAAAAGAAAGCAAAAACGATTTGTTTTTATACCTGGCAAATGGCGTTACCTACATCAGAGAAATGGCAGGACAGCCTGTTATTTTAGAATGGAGAAAATCAATACAGAAAAACGGTCTCGGTCCACGAATGTTTATTGCATCTCCACCCATATTTAGTGAGAAAGGATTAGCAGGCTATTATTATAGCTGGACAAGACAATCCATTAATTATTCCAATAAAGACGATGCTCAAAAAGCAATCAATAAAATAAGCAAACAGGGATATGATGCCATTAAAATGTACGGTTTTGTGAATCCGGAAATGTTTAAAATAACAATAGAAATTGCCAGGAAAAAGGGTATTCCGGTTATCGGGCATATCCCATTAGTTAATTTAGATGCTTTTTATCAGTCAGGTCAAAGCGAGGTGGCTCATATTGAAGAAATAACGGTTAAAACGATTGATGAATTTGGAAAATCAATTTCTAAAAATCCGGAAGAATATCTCAGCTTTCTAAAAATACGTTCGGAACAAATAGCCAAAAAATTTAAAGATCAAAATATCAGGGTAACCTCAACGGTTTGGTTATCTGAAAGTTTTATTGCTCAAAGGTTTCATTTAAAGTCTAAGCTTAAAGAAATCGAATTAAAATATGCTAATCCCTCAATCATTGAAGGCACTCCACTTTACAAATTAGGCTGGTTGCCCGGTAAAAATGGCTACGAATATGATGGAAAAAATGAGCCTGATGCAAAGAAACGGTCATTGATTTTTTGGAAGACTTATGTAGCAGGGATCCATATGATGACTAGGGCGTTGGTAGATCATAAAGTTACAATTATGGCTGGAACCGATGCCAATGTTGCCACTGTTGTCCCCGGGTTTTCGCTTCATGATGAGCTGGAGTCTTTATCCAAATCAGGAATGACGAATTCACAGGCTATTTACTCTGCAACTGTGGCACCAGGCGACTGGATGAAAAGTAAAACCGGAAAAATAAAAGTGGGATACCATTCAGATCTGGTATTGCTTGCCGGAAATCCATTAGAAAATATTAAAAATACAAAGACTATCGAGTCCGTTTTTTTTAATCAGTATGTCATTGACAGGATCAAAATCAAAACCATTCTGAAAGCCATAGAAGATGCAAATAATGAAAACAGGAATATAAAAATCAGTGAGTACTTAAAGTAA
- a CDS encoding LytTR family DNA-binding domain-containing protein, whose amino-acid sequence MKRLNPSIKYHLLIGILLSIWLFIFAFLIRPFDDGTISFKVWVLISTGFSVIAFLCYGLLAVIQKRIYDQLSKWNIGFEITSLIFFHLCFSVSTYCFYKSPVLDGGYTFFNFVRIITFKLALISTPILVLARIYVVTLIPAEDDTIIMRGENKLDVLKIKKSDLICVSNSQNYVEIFFIDGDQLKTKLIRSTLKKIQMDFDFLIQVHRSHLINPSHFKAWKDQDTISLTQIEIPVSKNYKQHLLSL is encoded by the coding sequence ATGAAAAGATTAAACCCTTCAATCAAGTATCATTTACTGATAGGAATTTTACTCAGTATTTGGCTTTTCATATTCGCTTTTCTTATAAGGCCATTTGATGATGGAACAATAAGTTTTAAAGTATGGGTTCTCATCAGTACCGGATTTAGTGTGATTGCTTTCCTGTGTTATGGTTTACTTGCTGTAATTCAGAAAAGAATTTATGATCAACTGTCAAAATGGAACATTGGGTTTGAAATCACGAGTCTTATTTTCTTTCATCTTTGTTTTTCAGTAAGTACTTATTGTTTTTATAAAAGTCCGGTCTTAGACGGAGGATATACTTTTTTTAACTTTGTAAGGATAATCACTTTTAAACTGGCCTTGATTTCCACACCCATATTAGTGTTGGCAAGGATATACGTTGTTACATTAATTCCTGCAGAAGATGACACCATCATTATGAGAGGGGAGAATAAACTGGATGTTTTAAAAATTAAAAAAAGTGATTTAATCTGTGTTTCCAATTCACAGAATTATGTTGAAATTTTCTTTATAGACGGAGATCAGTTAAAAACAAAACTTATTAGAAGTACCCTTAAAAAAATTCAGATGGATTTTGATTTTTTGATTCAGGTTCACCGCTCCCATTTAATAAATCCATCTCATTTTAAGGCCTGGAAAGATCAGGATACTATTTCTCTTACTCAAATTGAAATTCCCGTTTCTAAAAATTATAAGCAACATTTATTATCCTTATAA
- a CDS encoding YkgJ family cysteine cluster protein, which translates to MNLDLYKKQALQKQKDHKKFLEGLKKKPPKNLDYVVQETHEEVFDNIDCLQCANCCKTTGPLYTEKDIERISKHLRMKQADFEAKFLKVDEDNDKVLQNLPCFFLNNDNTCSIYEVRPKACREYPHTDRKKIYQINNLMLKNTVICPAAFEFVERMMKNISK; encoded by the coding sequence ATGAATTTAGACCTTTATAAAAAGCAGGCTTTACAGAAGCAGAAAGATCATAAAAAGTTTCTGGAAGGACTGAAAAAGAAACCACCCAAGAACCTGGATTATGTGGTTCAGGAAACCCATGAAGAAGTTTTTGATAATATAGACTGCCTCCAGTGTGCCAATTGCTGCAAAACAACAGGTCCTTTATACACAGAAAAGGATATTGAGCGTATATCTAAACATCTGCGCATGAAACAGGCTGATTTTGAAGCTAAATTTTTGAAGGTAGATGAGGATAATGATAAGGTACTTCAGAATCTTCCCTGTTTTTTTCTTAATAATGACAATACCTGCTCCATCTATGAAGTAAGGCCAAAAGCCTGTCGTGAATATCCTCATACAGACCGGAAGAAGATCTATCAGATCAATAACTTAATGCTTAAAAATACGGTAATCTGTCCGGCAGCATTTGAGTTCGTGGAAAGGATGATGAAGAATATTTCAAAGTAA
- a CDS encoding ion channel, producing MARGFRQKIRQKNTENSGFGSNASGRFINKDGLPNVKRKGVNVFNRLSWYHTMLNLSTFRFLSYLVIAYILINVIFALIYYLIGVEHLTGIDKSDPLNEFIDVFFFSSQTFTTVGYGRIAPVGFTASLVATFEAFLGLLTFAIATGLFYGRFSRPRAYLRFSDIAVIAPFKDSRALMFRLAPYKNNALTDADVIVSTAIEVIENGVSKSNFYSLKTHLSKINTLALNWTVVHEIKEDSPFYGFSDDDFKNTGIEIIVQVRAFDEVFSNTVVQRSSYVSAEIVYGAKFAPMYYPDNNDLTTILDLDKINEYQQADLPATTGDNE from the coding sequence ATGGCAAGAGGCTTCAGACAGAAGATTCGTCAGAAAAATACCGAAAACAGTGGTTTTGGGAGCAATGCATCCGGAAGATTCATCAATAAAGACGGACTTCCGAATGTAAAGAGGAAAGGCGTGAATGTGTTCAACAGGCTAAGCTGGTACCACACCATGCTGAACCTTTCTACTTTCCGGTTCTTATCCTATCTCGTGATCGCCTATATTCTGATTAATGTGATATTCGCATTGATCTATTATCTGATTGGGGTAGAACACCTTACCGGAATCGATAAAAGTGATCCGCTGAATGAATTCATCGATGTGTTTTTCTTCAGTTCGCAGACCTTTACCACGGTAGGGTATGGACGGATTGCCCCTGTAGGTTTTACAGCAAGTCTTGTGGCCACCTTTGAAGCCTTTCTGGGATTACTTACCTTTGCCATTGCAACCGGACTTTTTTACGGAAGATTTTCAAGACCGAGAGCTTATCTAAGGTTTTCGGATATAGCGGTTATCGCTCCGTTCAAAGATTCACGGGCTTTGATGTTCAGGCTGGCACCTTACAAAAACAATGCTTTAACAGATGCTGATGTTATTGTTTCGACTGCTATTGAAGTGATTGAGAATGGAGTTTCCAAAAGTAATTTTTATTCTTTAAAGACCCATTTAAGCAAGATTAATACTTTGGCGCTTAACTGGACGGTTGTGCATGAAATCAAGGAAGATTCGCCATTTTACGGCTTTTCAGACGACGACTTTAAGAATACAGGGATTGAAATTATAGTTCAGGTTCGTGCATTTGACGAAGTTTTTTCCAATACGGTAGTGCAAAGATCTTCCTATGTCTCGGCGGAGATTGTTTACGGAGCTAAATTTGCCCCGATGTATTATCCGGATAATAATGATCTTACAACCATTCTGGATCTGGATAAAATTAACGAATATCAACAAGCAGATCTTCCGGCTACGACCGGAGATAATGAATAA